A region from the Hydra vulgaris chromosome 10, alternate assembly HydraT2T_AEP genome encodes:
- the LOC136086061 gene encoding uncharacterized protein LOC136086061, with amino-acid sequence MLTLNAKQHDSILNKVLEILKQRGLTLNFEKCLFGKEKVKFFGFIFSKGGMQPDPEKHDNIKNMPLPENTKSLQSFLGLMNYFKRFILHHSTITYPLQKLLNKDSSCNWSFKCQRAFDKLKNIMTSDSCVRYFDLNKESLVGISAMIVQNTPNKQDFKLISYNSKALSSV; translated from the coding sequence ATGTtaactttaaatgcaaaacaaCACGATTCAATATTAAACAAAgtattagaaatattaaaacagAGAGGTTTAactctaaattttgaaaaatgcttatttggaaaagaaaaagtcaaattttttggttttatattttcaaaaggaGGAATGCAACCAGATCCTGAAAAACAtgataatatcaaaaacatgCCTTTACCAGAAAACACTAAATCTCTCCAAAGCTTTCTCGGGCTTATGAATTACTTTAAGCGTTTCATTCTACACCACAGTACAATTACTTATCCTTTACAAAAACTTCTTAATAAAGATTCATCATGCAACTGGAGCTTTAAGTGCCAGCGTGCGTTCGATAAACTGAAAAACATCATGACATCAGACTCATGCGTTAGATACTTCGATCTCAACAAAGAAAGTCTTGTTGGCATATCGGCAATGATTGTACAAAACACGCCAAATAAACAAGACTTTAAACTCATATCTTACAATTCAAAAGCGCTGTCATCTGTATAA
- the LOC136086060 gene encoding uncharacterized protein LOC136086060, whose amino-acid sequence MDIKMISDLLEKQKKDFLEETRKLLKDHEKVFASITAANMKILTERLDMNENVVSENSYKIKNIAMDLDETNKKVISLELSNKIKDNSEILKIKNKLREIEDRSRRNNLRIEGLKESENENWSVSESKVQKMFEDTLGLKSIQIERAHRTGFRNTHKTRPKVVKLLNYKDKVEILKQAKNLKGKNIYINEDYCAETTIMRNELREQLKKEREGGKYAVISYDKLIFREWTPKKK is encoded by the exons atggatATTAAGATGATTTCAGATTTActagagaaacaaaaaaaagattttttagaagaaacgAGGAAGCTTTTGAAAGATCACGAAAAAGTATTCGCATCTATAACTGCAGCAAATATGAAAATTCTTACTGAGCGGCTAGATATGAATGAAAATGTCGTAAGCGAAAactcatataaaattaaaaacattgcaatgGATTTAGATGAAacgaataaaaaagttatatcacTT gagttaagcaataaaattaaagacaatagcgaaatactgaaaataaagaataagcTTAGAGAAATCGAAGATCGTTCACGAAGGAACAACCTCAGAATAGAAGGCCTGAAAGAAAGCGAAAACGAAAATTGGAGTGTAAGCGAATCTAAGGTACAAAAGATGTTTGAAGATACACTTggtttaaaaagtatacaaatcGAGAGGGCTCACAGGACAGGATTTAGAAACACACACAAAACTCGCCCAAAAGTTGTTAAGCTTCTAAACTATAAAGACAAagtagaaattttaaaacaagcgaaaaatttaaaaggaaaaaatatttacataaacgaaGACTACTGCGCCGAAACTACAATTATGAGAAACGAGCTTCGAGAACAACTGAAAAAAGAACGAGAAGGCGGAAAATATGCGGTTATATCGTACGATAAATTAATCTTTCGCGAATGGACtcccaaaaaaaagtaa